A window from uncultured Desulfobacter sp. encodes these proteins:
- a CDS encoding PBP1A family penicillin-binding protein: MRLFSWLVSLVRLLIYTGLFTVALAAVAACLMVIHISRDLPKLPSPLSRIIETPQSLIYSADGQVLIALGEKTAVSLDMVSADFLNAIVATEDHRFFEHHGVNKLRTLKALYITLFESGQIQGASTITQQLAKNLFFSFEQTWQRKFKEMLVAFQIEQANTKEQILGAYINQIHFGAGAQGIERAARMYFDKSAQDLTLAEAALLAGLPKSPSQYNPFRHYDRALARRRVVLNRMVAAGFITADEAAKTDAIRPELHDGRKDSRTGSYFLDALIQQLVDMYGEDVVYDGGIKVYTTMDSRRQADACTAVMEGMARLDEVMGLDTGALEKPQAALVAIDNASGAVKAMVGGRDYYASEFNRAVNSKRQAGSGFKPFLYYAAFKNRKLNPASLFQDRPVAIPVAGAPDWYPQNFEKTFRGPMILKQALVHSVNTVAAQLVADVGPAAVVDVAKACGVKSPLESVYSVALGTSDVSVMDMAVGFSTLAGLGIYHEPFLFWRVEDARGRVLFEHIVKDRRVLDAATAFQVVDMMEGVVDSGSGSGVRRLGFKRPAAGKTGTTDNYNDAWFTGFTPSLCVSVWTGYDQKRKLKDKNGRGITGGQGAVPIWTDFMIRAMKGEPERDFLMPPDIRYEMVGETTGCLAGSGQAEAEAPSDSIRVALKKGQEPCPEN; this comes from the coding sequence ATGCGGCTGTTTTCCTGGCTGGTTTCCCTGGTGCGGCTGTTGATTTATACGGGGCTTTTTACCGTGGCTCTTGCGGCTGTCGCAGCCTGCCTGATGGTCATTCATATTTCCCGGGACCTGCCTAAACTCCCCTCGCCTTTGAGCCGTATTATTGAAACCCCCCAGAGTCTGATCTATTCCGCGGACGGCCAGGTGCTCATTGCCCTTGGCGAAAAGACAGCCGTTTCCCTGGACATGGTCTCTGCTGATTTTCTCAATGCCATTGTGGCCACCGAGGACCACAGGTTTTTTGAACACCATGGTGTAAATAAACTGCGTACCTTAAAGGCCCTGTATATCACCCTGTTTGAATCCGGCCAAATCCAGGGCGCTTCGACCATTACCCAGCAGTTGGCCAAGAATCTGTTTTTCAGTTTTGAACAGACCTGGCAGCGCAAATTTAAAGAGATGCTGGTGGCGTTTCAGATTGAGCAGGCCAATACCAAAGAGCAGATTCTCGGGGCCTATATCAACCAGATCCATTTCGGGGCCGGGGCCCAGGGCATTGAGCGTGCGGCCCGCATGTATTTTGATAAATCCGCCCAGGATTTGACCCTGGCTGAAGCGGCATTGCTTGCAGGGCTGCCCAAATCTCCCTCCCAATACAATCCTTTCCGGCATTACGATAGAGCGCTTGCCCGGCGGCGGGTGGTGCTGAACCGCATGGTGGCGGCAGGTTTTATTACGGCCGATGAGGCGGCTAAAACAGATGCCATTCGTCCGGAGCTGCACGATGGACGTAAAGATTCCCGGACCGGCAGTTATTTTCTGGATGCGTTGATTCAACAGCTTGTGGATATGTACGGTGAGGATGTGGTTTACGATGGTGGTATTAAAGTGTATACGACCATGGATTCCCGCCGCCAGGCCGATGCCTGCACTGCGGTGATGGAGGGAATGGCCCGGCTTGATGAGGTTATGGGGCTGGATACGGGGGCGCTTGAAAAACCCCAGGCCGCTCTGGTGGCCATTGATAACGCCAGCGGCGCGGTGAAGGCCATGGTGGGGGGCAGGGACTATTATGCAAGCGAATTCAACCGGGCTGTGAACAGTAAACGTCAGGCCGGCAGCGGGTTTAAACCTTTTTTATACTATGCCGCTTTTAAGAATAGAAAACTGAATCCGGCCAGCCTGTTCCAGGACAGGCCTGTGGCCATTCCCGTTGCAGGGGCTCCCGACTGGTACCCCCAGAATTTTGAAAAAACATTCAGGGGTCCCATGATCCTCAAACAGGCTTTGGTCCATTCGGTGAATACCGTCGCAGCCCAGTTGGTGGCGGATGTGGGGCCTGCTGCCGTGGTGGATGTGGCCAAAGCCTGTGGTGTAAAAAGCCCTTTAGAATCTGTCTATTCCGTGGCCCTTGGGACCTCTGATGTCAGCGTTATGGATATGGCAGTCGGGTTTTCGACGTTGGCGGGTCTCGGCATTTACCATGAACCCTTTTTGTTTTGGCGGGTTGAAGATGCAAGGGGCCGGGTGCTTTTTGAGCACATCGTTAAAGATCGCAGGGTGTTGGATGCGGCAACGGCCTTCCAGGTGGTGGACATGATGGAAGGCGTTGTGGATTCCGGTTCGGGCAGCGGGGTGCGACGTCTGGGATTTAAGCGTCCCGCAGCCGGGAAAACCGGGACCACGGACAATTATAATGATGCCTGGTTTACCGGTTTTACGCCTTCTCTCTGCGTATCCGTATGGACCGGGTATGACCAAAAAAGAAAACTCAAAGATAAAAATGGCAGGGGAATTACCGGTGGGCAGGGAGCTGTGCCGATTTGGACGGACTTCATGATTCGGGCCATGAAAGGTGAGCCGGAGCGTGATTTTTTGATGCCGCCTGATATCCGGTATGAAATGGTGGGGGAAACAACGGGATGCCTGGCCGGGTCTGGGCAGGCGGAGGCAGAAGCGCCCTCGGATTCCATTCGTGTGGCATTGAAAAAGGGTCAGGAACCCTGCCCGGAGAATTAA
- a CDS encoding zinc-ribbon domain-containing protein: MKIACPACGSSANLPDDKIPKDKDFSFKCPKCAASVPVKASAGNPGSAGMGPDISMFQAGGSKQALVCMPPSLGRKRVLAGLEHVGLKTHVAESPAQALKSLEYYVYPLVVMDDSFDTDKSIVGYMNNMDMFLRRKICLVRLGSGLETGNAMTALDLSANYVIKSQDLEQEDDSLVNTLLAAALSEHEQMYAVFNDSMKAVGKA; the protein is encoded by the coding sequence ATGAAGATTGCCTGCCCGGCATGCGGCAGTAGTGCGAACCTGCCCGATGATAAAATACCCAAAGACAAGGATTTTTCATTTAAATGCCCCAAATGTGCTGCCTCTGTTCCTGTTAAAGCATCGGCCGGGAATCCCGGGTCGGCCGGCATGGGACCGGATATATCAATGTTTCAGGCCGGCGGATCAAAACAGGCCCTGGTCTGCATGCCCCCATCCCTTGGCCGCAAGCGGGTTCTGGCTGGATTGGAACATGTGGGGTTAAAGACCCATGTGGCTGAATCTCCGGCCCAGGCGTTGAAAAGTCTTGAATATTATGTCTATCCCCTGGTGGTGATGGATGACTCCTTTGATACGGACAAAAGTATCGTCGGGTATATGAATAATATGGATATGTTTCTTCGCCGAAAAATCTGTCTTGTCCGGCTCGGTTCAGGCCTTGAGACCGGCAATGCCATGACCGCCCTGGATCTGAGTGCAAACTATGTGATTAAATCCCAGGATCTTGAGCAGGAAGATGATTCTTTGGTGAATACGCTTCTGGCCGCCGCATTGTCTGAGCATGAACAGATGTATGCGGTATTCAACGATTCAATGAAAGCTGTGGGCAAAGCCTGA
- a CDS encoding PilT/PilU family type 4a pilus ATPase, which translates to MKKQQLDYILTKMLDSHDNVSDLNITPGKPLQVESSGQLLPVDLGPGFKVLTAFQTEVLALNLINNDRKQLETLLREGSCDLSYQLSTKARFRVNIFSRSGKYAIVLRKLETVIPTIEKLNLPASFHKMAEEKNGIIFVTGATGSGKSTSLAALLDKINETKSVHVITLEDPIEYQHTQKQSTFNQRELGMDFDTFASGLRAALRQAPKVILVGEMRDRETVEIGLAAAETGHLVVSTLHTVDAGQTINRVLGMFSTEEETQIRIRLADTVRWVVAQRLLPKMGGGRVAAFEIMATNLRVKDSILNGESEGKTFNDIIVAGKPQGMISFDEFIVSLYEEGKIDENTAMAYASRKDIVGRGLDRIKSARGESTSGIQSLEIDRSYGGEEDLL; encoded by the coding sequence ATGAAAAAACAGCAGCTTGATTATATTCTTACTAAGATGTTGGATTCCCATGATAATGTGTCGGACTTGAATATTACCCCGGGCAAACCCCTTCAGGTGGAGAGCTCCGGCCAGCTCTTGCCTGTTGATCTGGGACCGGGATTCAAGGTGTTGACAGCGTTTCAAACCGAGGTCTTGGCGCTTAATCTTATCAATAATGACAGAAAACAGCTTGAAACATTGCTCAGGGAGGGCAGCTGTGATTTATCCTACCAGCTGAGTACCAAGGCAAGATTCAGGGTAAATATTTTTTCCAGGTCAGGCAAATATGCCATCGTATTACGAAAGCTTGAAACCGTTATTCCCACCATTGAAAAGCTCAATCTGCCGGCAAGTTTTCATAAAATGGCTGAGGAGAAGAACGGTATCATTTTTGTGACAGGGGCCACAGGGTCCGGTAAATCCACCTCATTGGCCGCGCTTTTAGATAAGATCAACGAAACCAAATCCGTACATGTAATTACCCTGGAAGACCCAATCGAGTACCAGCATACCCAGAAACAATCCACCTTTAATCAGCGGGAATTGGGTATGGATTTTGATACCTTTGCCTCGGGCCTGCGGGCGGCTTTGCGCCAGGCCCCTAAAGTCATCCTGGTGGGCGAAATGCGGGACCGGGAAACCGTTGAAATTGGTTTGGCGGCTGCCGAGACCGGCCACCTGGTGGTTTCGACCCTGCACACCGTGGACGCCGGACAGACCATCAACCGTGTACTGGGCATGTTTTCCACCGAAGAAGAGACCCAGATCCGAATCCGCCTGGCCGACACGGTCCGGTGGGTGGTGGCCCAGCGGCTTTTGCCCAAGATGGGCGGTGGGCGGGTGGCTGCCTTTGAAATCATGGCCACCAATCTGCGGGTCAAGGACAGCATCTTAAACGGGGAGTCCGAAGGCAAAACCTTTAACGACATCATTGTGGCGGGTAAACCCCAGGGTATGATTTCCTTTGACGAGTTTATTGTAAGTTTGTATGAAGAAGGGAAAATTGACGAAAACACGGCCATGGCCTATGCATCACGCAAGGATATTGTGGGCCGGGGGCTTGACCGGATTAAAAGCGCCAGGGGGGAATCCACAAGCGGCATTCAATCCCTTGAGATTGACCGCAGTTACGGGGGAGAGGAGGACTTATTATGA
- a CDS encoding type IV pilus twitching motility protein PilT → MAEIDAFFKLMHDQGASDLHLTAGQQPALRLHGDIERIKYDKLTNDKLRGMLYEITSQEKIKEFEETGDVDFGYEIPGLARYRANYFMQKNGIAAVFREIPSNILTAEALGLPTVISKLADLPRGLVLVTGPTGSGKSTTLAAIIDQANRNRKDHIITVEDPIEFVHKSQGCIVNHREVGTHTKTFSAALRGALREDPDIILVGELRDLETISLAVEAASTGHLVFGTLHTSSAHKTVDRLVEVFPSSEQAQIRSTLSDGLRAIVAQVLFKRIDKKGRCAALEILVATPAVRNLIRESKTHQIPSMIQTGKQYGMQLLDDAIMGLYKAGKISPDDAYSKANNKQLFRPFLKKPPADFTEA, encoded by the coding sequence ATGGCTGAAATAGATGCGTTTTTCAAGCTCATGCATGACCAGGGGGCGTCTGACCTGCACCTGACTGCAGGGCAGCAGCCGGCGTTGAGACTTCATGGCGACATTGAGCGAATTAAATACGATAAATTGACCAATGATAAGCTGCGCGGCATGCTTTATGAAATTACCTCCCAGGAAAAAATTAAGGAATTTGAAGAAACCGGGGATGTTGATTTCGGGTATGAAATTCCCGGCCTCGCCCGTTACAGGGCCAATTATTTCATGCAGAAAAACGGCATAGCCGCCGTATTCCGCGAAATTCCTTCAAATATCCTGACCGCCGAAGCCCTGGGATTGCCGACGGTAATTTCAAAACTGGCGGACCTGCCCAGAGGTCTTGTATTGGTGACAGGCCCCACCGGGTCCGGTAAATCAACCACCCTTGCCGCCATCATTGATCAGGCCAACAGAAACAGAAAAGACCATATCATTACCGTTGAAGACCCCATAGAATTCGTTCACAAAAGCCAGGGCTGTATTGTGAACCACCGGGAAGTGGGCACCCATACCAAGACCTTTTCCGCGGCACTTCGCGGAGCCTTGCGCGAGGACCCGGATATTATCCTGGTGGGCGAGCTTCGGGATCTTGAAACCATTTCTCTGGCCGTTGAAGCGGCGTCCACAGGCCACCTGGTCTTTGGCACCCTGCATACATCCAGTGCCCATAAAACCGTGGACAGACTTGTTGAGGTGTTTCCCAGCAGTGAACAGGCCCAGATTCGATCCACACTGTCGGACGGCCTTCGGGCCATCGTGGCCCAGGTGCTGTTTAAACGGATTGACAAAAAGGGCCGGTGCGCCGCCCTGGAGATCCTTGTGGCAACCCCTGCGGTCCGAAATCTTATCCGGGAATCCAAAACCCACCAGATCCCGTCCATGATCCAGACCGGCAAGCAATACGGAATGCAGCTTCTAGACGATGCGATCATGGGGCTTTACAAAGCAGGGAAGATCAGTCCCGATGATGCCTATTCAAAGGCAAATAATAAACAATTGTTCCGGCCGTTTCTTAAAAAACCGCCTGCGGATTTTACCGAAGCGTAA